Genomic segment of Euwallacea fornicatus isolate EFF26 chromosome 34, ASM4011564v1, whole genome shotgun sequence:
TATGGTGTAAGCATTATTTCAAGTTCAGGCAAAGCTaaaatgaattccaaatattCGAATTGTTTTATCTTCACTAACCGTTAAAATTGATTGAGTGCCAGACATATTTCTACCTtctttattgatattttctaaaatgttttttgcaaCGGCTTCGTCTGAGCCCTTCATCAATTCATCAGATGCGACTACTAAATCGCTAGATAAGTCATCATCATTGGTGAAGCTATTAGCTGCATTGATAGATGATGCAGCATTCACTATAACATCGCGAGATACCTGGATGAAATTCAAACATccagttatgttttttttttggaaaaatatctaACCTCATCTCCAGCAACATAATTTTCTCCATCATCGTTATCCTGATTATTGGTATCTTTGCTATTGGTGAAAAGTTCATGATAATCTTCGTCGCTATTGGTAGTGATTTGggtcaaaaatgatttttcagttGTTAACAGTTCATCCTCTATGTTGAAcaattttgcctttttaaacggtattatttttctggaaattattttcttcgcTTCCAGCAAATTTTGTCTTGTGGATAAAGTAGTATGTTGTTCTACCATCTGTGGCACCAATTTCGAGGCGTCGAGAGTATAATCCAGTAGCCTGAATTCTAACTTTGGATAATCTTTAGGTTGGGTAACTAGGCATAGAGAGACAATTAACCGTTGAAAAGGAAAAGGCAGAATGAAAGAAAGAGGAAGGGTGAAGATTGTTTGTACAAATTGGAGAATGAACTTTTTCCCATGTTTTTGTACTCAccataatttgaatctttactTTTACTTTTCCAACCTTCATCACAGGCTACTGATATATTATTCCTATAATCAGCGTTTGCTAAGTTTCTTCTCAAAATACGAATGCTTTGATTTactgtaaattttgataactcgttccaaaaaaatgttttgcgcTGCTTGGTACTTCTCTATTCTTTCTTTTGATTGTTTTTGAACTGGATAAACccttatttttagtttcattcCAAATCCTCGTCTTTATGATCGCACTAATTACATCATCATACTGCTTGACATTATCTTCAGGTCCGGACTGCTTTTTCTTGTTACCCTTATTATTCGACCCGTtactactttttttcttgaattgcTGTTTCCTCATTCCGgctacttcattaaaaatgctCTGAATTTCCTGGACCATTTTCAGGTCTTTTTGAAGTTTGTTgagttttttcttcatttctggACTGAGCTCTATTTGTGTCACATGATTCCTGTCACTCACGAATATAGAAGAGTTTGGCAAATTATATGTGGTTGATAATTGAGGGGCCACAGATTGAATATCATTTTTTGCAGAAACACCAACTTTAATAGAATCGGCACCAACATCATACAAAGATTCTGTAATTTCTTCAGGTTTCTCTGAGCGTTTACTtgatttgttcattttgatCTCTGCTTCATACGTTGGGGAGGGAACTATGAGGCCCCAGAAGTTGCTTTTAGTATACGATGAATTACCAGTATTCGCGATATCAGAGGTAGTCTTCTCATCTGGTGGTGCTGGTGAATTTGGTGCCAGACTTGTGGTATTCGCTGTTGGAACGGGTGGCATTCGCTGATTCGCATCACTTGGTATATACGTTTTTGTGGTGGCCTGCAATAAATTCTTACCCACCCAATATTCATGAGTGGTACTGCAAGATagtatattaatcaggtgtgGTTACCTCAAACCTCGTCATTTTTTGCTGTCGCTGCATAATCTCCAccaaaattttcctaaatttagGATCATTGATTTTCGAGTTAAAATcagttttaagtttttgtgGATCCTGTTGAACTGATGGCGTCATATCTGGAGGTTGTGTATTTGTCCGAATTTCTTGATAAGATTGATCAAGGCTGGACAAAGTACCATTAGATAGACTTCTTGGATATGTCCCGTTTGGAAGGACTTCCGTACGagaaaattgtacattaagagGGAATGGTTCACTTGCAGTGATGCGATTTCCCGGATTGCAGCTTGAAATTT
This window contains:
- the LOC136348593 gene encoding uncharacterized protein, whose amino-acid sequence is MVEQHTTLSTRQNLLEAKKIISRKIIPFKKAKLFNIEDELLTTEKSFLTQITTNSDEDYHELFTNSKDTNNQDNDDGENYVAGDEVSRDVIVNAASSINAANSFTNDDDLSSDLVVASDELMKGSDEAVAKNILENINKEALPELEIMLTPYHRTNYGTTVVTKVPEIIMICIACYGLEAIKKERMCVVCPRNTYSGSIHSFCKMCPEGKYQPDPGSTLYINYNSPVDASVCLRMLLNLKLCIEIRLYSNSMSEPV
- the LOC136348591 gene encoding uncharacterized protein isoform X2, which codes for MIILVLSGHCSSHRPRQFLHTLNNVSNFDGIFGKKYRDIPKQSYSEENYLSKNASNKNYPLEDNIGIENVNLSVKHDLEKEQRPPGFRKVGKSEERDELKPHIIRVVSPLSRQEKCNTSNSKNCFNDLPSYLVKIDKGGQKNRKIPEYNDDYSKTPAHRSCKNYGRVDALCPVLLLASMLMTKLMQPKNGSKLEALKCSLDNPKIQQYRKSYLQRKKRQLEYLKGRGSKRKKLKINRKNRRDYRNINATEHMQITNMAKHTSRNWTSNKTLISTPLYFGTISPVERRPVATNIKDIIFSEEKSLLKKISSCNPGNRITASEPFPLNVQFSRTEVLPNGTYPRSLSNGTLSSLDQSYQEIRTNTQPPDMTPSVQQDPQKLKTDFNSKINDPKFRKILVEIMQRQQKMTRFENLLQATTKTYIPSDANQRMPPVPTANTTSLAPNSPAPPDEKTTSDIANTGNSSYTKSNFWGLIVPSPTYEAEIKMNKSSKRSEKPEEITESLYDVGADSIKVGVSAKNDIQSVAPQLSTTYNLPNSSIFVSDRNHVTQIELSPEMKKKLNKLQKDLKMVQEIQSIFNEVAGMRKQQFKKKSSNGSNNKGNKKKQSGPEDNVKQYDDVISAIIKTRIWNETKNKGLSSSKTIKRKNREVPSSAKHFFGTSYQNLQ
- the LOC136348591 gene encoding uncharacterized protein isoform X1 → MPFNIFNLLVKYMIILVLSGHCSSHRPRQFLHTLNNVSNFDGIFGKKYRDIPKQSYSEENYLSKNASNKNYPLEDNIGIENVNLSVKHDLEKEQRPPGFRKVGKSEERDELKPHIIRVVSPLSRQEKCNTSNSKNCFNDLPSYLVKIDKGGQKNRKIPEYNDDYSKTPAHRSCKNYGRVDALCPVLLLASMLMTKLMQPKNGSKLEALKCSLDNPKIQQYRKSYLQRKKRQLEYLKGRGSKRKKLKINRKNRRDYRNINATEHMQITNMAKHTSRNWTSNKTLISTPLYFGTISPVERRPVATNIKDIIFSEEKSLLKKISSCNPGNRITASEPFPLNVQFSRTEVLPNGTYPRSLSNGTLSSLDQSYQEIRTNTQPPDMTPSVQQDPQKLKTDFNSKINDPKFRKILVEIMQRQQKMTRFENLLQATTKTYIPSDANQRMPPVPTANTTSLAPNSPAPPDEKTTSDIANTGNSSYTKSNFWGLIVPSPTYEAEIKMNKSSKRSEKPEEITESLYDVGADSIKVGVSAKNDIQSVAPQLSTTYNLPNSSIFVSDRNHVTQIELSPEMKKKLNKLQKDLKMVQEIQSIFNEVAGMRKQQFKKKSSNGSNNKGNKKKQSGPEDNVKQYDDVISAIIKTRIWNETKNKGLSSSKTIKRKNREVPSSAKHFFGTSYQNLQ